Below is a genomic region from Raphanus sativus cultivar WK10039 chromosome 4, ASM80110v3, whole genome shotgun sequence.
tgtttttgaagTGTAACGCTCATCAAATTAAAGTAGCGTGAGATTCCTGTCTCAGTTGAAGACATGTGTATAACTGGAAAGATGGAATCTGTACTCTTTAAATAAATCTGGTAGAAATAATCGTCAGAGTGTTGTGTTAGCTAAACCTAAAACACTATCTCCTATACTGAAAGATGGATAATCCAAAACAGTACCGATCACTCTTCATATTGATTATCTTCATTTCTACAAATATGTCACATGCTGACCCCAAATATAGCGTTCCAGTTCCAAACGGTCCATCAACAACAGGATCTGTATTTCTTCCTTTCGGAAAAATAACTGTAGAGATCATCAACGATATTGGTAACACACTAACGCTGAAGTATCACTGTAAATCGAAAGATGATGACTTTGGTAAACGCAGTTTGCAACCGGGTAAGTCGTGGTCGTTTAAATTTCGGCGTCAGTTCTTCG
It encodes:
- the LOC108850163 gene encoding S-protein homolog 2-like; its protein translation is MDNPKQYRSLFILIIFISTNMSHADPKYSVPVPNGPSTTGSVFLPFGKITVEIINDIGNTLTLKYHCKSKDDDFGKRSLQPGKSWSFKFRRQFFGRTLFSCSFALPNGMYSFNIYEDHRESAGDDWCQKCVWKIRQTGPCRFNDVTKQFDLCYSWNKSLYSPRFNQEELHNI